One segment of Cottoperca gobio chromosome 24, fCotGob3.1, whole genome shotgun sequence DNA contains the following:
- the gnpat2 gene encoding LOW QUALITY PROTEIN: dihydroxyacetone phosphate acyltransferase (The sequence of the model RefSeq protein was modified relative to this genomic sequence to represent the inferred CDS: deleted 1 base in 1 codon) — protein MTNTYRDSERAGLENEEEFVDILEERRCSSDLSHALRTFSPNPYKGGPSCSTADLNKAVLESQYLRYIAKEVAMETGSSVEEVREEVCGLLEEMSQNLQLGFIRLLGYMISKVFKRVFSGIFVNMEGLNALQQAIQENPVILMPNHRSYMDFLVISYIMFTYDIPLPVIAAGIPLAGMKMVGEMLRRSGAFFIRRAIGSDKLYWAVLSEYVKTIVKKRFAPLEFYVEGLRSRTLKSMKPKLGMMHMVMEPFFKGEVYDITLVPISISYDRVLEESLLAHELLGIPKPKESTTGLLKASKVLQENYGSMHVTIGRPMSTRHLCQGKINRCQYNLTPRDLPQMPSAEAQACVNWLAHLMVRIQEEGSVISPWSLMACLLLQAPTAVLTEEGLLWHQLTEKTLWLRKLALDFGARLNWPSGQGPVPDPDVMSSTLALHRSVVQRKAGRVYLVQQEEPARKSPISLEENVMRTAAAVLMLASYRNQSLHVFVRPAMLATAIHVTKTAQRDELFAFFCFLRDVFSNEFIFIPGNSSQDFEEACFLLKKCGAVHVSEQEVTVSEAGLEVLSFLQALLQPFIDSYQVIFRYLCEDGLHVVTEKQFLPAVRNLATKRILSGELHTYEALSSDTQKNVLSALQRLETVTKPRASEFKVNKAAVRRIDDILSGKIPPQMLQTTPDAKL, from the exons ATGACGAACACG TACAGGGATTCAGAAAGAGCAGGGCTGGAAAATGAGGAGGAGTTTGTGGATATcttggaggagaggaggtgcaGCAGTGATCTCAGCCATGCCCTCCGGACCTTTAGCCCGAACCCTTACAAAGGAGGCCCGTCCTGCTCCACGGCGGACCTCAACAAAGCCGTGCTGGAGTCCCAGTATCTACGCTACATCGCCAAGGAG GTTGCCATGGAGACGGGGTCATCggtggaggaggtgagagaggaggTTTGTGGGCTTTTGGAGGAAATGTCTCAAAACCTGCAGCTAGGATTCATCAGGCTGCTGGGCTACATGATTAGCAAGGTGTTCAAGAGAGTCTTCAGCGGCATCTTTGTCAACATGGAAGGACTCAACGCG CTCCAACAAGCCATTCAGGAGAACCCTGTGATCCTGATGCCCAATCACAGGAGCTATATGGACTTCCTGGTTATCTCCTACATCATGTTCACCTACGACATCCCGTTGCCTGTTATTGCTGCAGGAATTC CTCTAGCAGGGATGAAGATGGTCGGAGAGATGCTGCGTCGCTCGGGAGCTTTCTTTATCCGACGTGCCATTGGCTCTGACAAACTGTACTGGGCAGTGCTTTCAGAATATGTCAAAACCATTGTTAAG aAAAGATTTGCTCCTTTGGAGTTTTATGTGGAAGGCCTGCGGAGTCGCACACTGAAGTCCATGAAGCCCAAGTTAG gTATGATGCACATGGTGATGGAGCCCTTCTTTAAAGGCGAGGTGTATGACATCACATTGGTCCCCATCAGTATCAGCTACGACCGAGTGTTGGAGGAGTCGCTGCTCGCCCATGAATTACTGGGTATCCCCAAACCCAAAGAAAGCACCACG GGTCTGCTGAAAGCTAGCAAAGTGCTCCAGGAAAATTACGGCAGCATGCATGTGACCATTGGCCGTCCCATGTCGACCAGACATTTGTGTCAGGGCAAGATAAATCGCTGCCAGTACAACCTCACACCCAG AGACCTTCCTCAGATGCCCAGTGCAGAGGCTCAGGCCTGTGTAAACTGGCTGGCTCATCTGATGGTACGGATCCAGGAGGAGGGCTCTGTGATCAGT CCGTGGTCTCTGATGGCCTGCCTGTTGCTCCAGGCTCCCACCGCAGTGTTGACGGAGGAGGGCCTGCTGTGGCATCAGCTCACAGAAAAAACCCTCTGGCTCAGGAAGCTGGCGCTGGACTTCGGGGCTCGCCTGAACTGGCCCAGTGGGCAAG GACCAGTCCCTGACCCGGATGTGATGTCATCCACCTTGGCTCTTCATCGCTCCGTAGTTCAACGTAAAGCGGGGCGTGTCTACCTGGTTCAGCAGGAAGAGCCTGCGAGGAAAAGTCCAATCAGCCTAGAGGAGAATGTGATGAGGACGGCGGCAGCGGTGCTGATGCTGGCTTCCTATAGGAATCAGTCACTGCACGTTTTTGTGCGGCCCGCCATGCTCGCAACGGCCATACACGTCACAAAGACCGCGCAGAGAG ACGAGCTCTTCGCCTTCTTCTGCTTCCTACGGGACGTCTTCTCCAATGAGTTCATCTTCATCCCTGGAAACTCGTCTCAG GACTTTGAGGAAGCATGCTTCCTCCTGAAGAAATGTGGAGCAGTCCACGTCAGTGAACAGGAAGTGACGGTGTCGGAGGCGGGGCTGGAGGTGTTGTCCTTCCTTCAGGCACTTCTACAACCCTTCATAGACTCTTATCAG GTGATATTCAGGTACCTCTGTGAAGACGGACTTCACGTGGTCACAGAGAAACAGTTCCTACCTGCTGTGCGGAACCTGGCTACAAAACGCATCCTCTCAG GTGAGCTTCACACCTACGAAGCCCTGTCGTCGGACACGCAGAAGAACGTCTTGTCGGCCTTGCAGAGACTGGAGACCGTGACAAAGCCGAGGGC GTCTGAATTCAAAGTGAACAAAGCAGCCGTCAGAAGAATCGATGACATACTTT CTGGGAAAATCCCTCCCCAGATGCTCCAGACTACACCTGACGCAAAACTTTAG
- the LOC115003487 gene encoding pleckstrin homology domain-containing family G member 3-like, translating into MDSIYPPRYRYSPERLKKALSCQSDESQGRRQSEPIQQKLQNTKTHKEADAGNKENGRLPEEDEPGGPEATSEQVYPT; encoded by the exons ATGGATTCCATAT ATCCTCCCAGGTATCGTTACAGTCCTGAGCGGCTGAAGAAAGCTCTGTCCTGTCAGTCTGACGAGAGTCAGGGCCGTCGACAGtcag aGCCGATCCAGCAAAAACTACAGAacaccaaaa CACACAAG GAGGCCGACGCAGGCAACAAAGAAAATGGCCGACTACCTGAAGAAGACGAGCCAGGTGGACCTGAAGCTACATCTGAGCAG GTTTACCCAACCTGA
- the fam228a gene encoding protein FAM228A, with protein sequence MSPKKNNTPSGVITFHTPFPVGLLKSEECMAGVKGATESRKTPTQPRVRTRSTGKSVRAEKRDEASPSGTQPGARQDWLSHTSLRRLQAKMEAENQQAKGIIQPLLDTENGFMKDLERFLCQKDFTEQRRRELLYKHWTERVWFPLQRRVEEHVSSCSPAAVKRQQNLYSHYLHHCNTKGFVFLDTFDLREYNPFLLHIKKPHYLKPSTADVKDPLCLQLHERLKEKRRACSCEAGYKYTRRQVETRPQSDILLHATSNHPVTASRKSPVADETEGRKSSRFDTVPYHISATATPDGRCHRTSCLLSTCGCLQQ encoded by the exons ATGAGCCCCAAGAAGAACAACACACCCAGTGGTGTGATCACCTTCCACACACCTTTTCCTGTTGGCCTGTTGAAAtcagag GAGTGCATGGCAGGTGTGAAGGGCGCCACAGAGAGCAGAAAGACCCCCACTCAGCCGAGGGTGAGGACGAGGAGCACCGGTAAAAGTGTGAGAGCAGAGAAAAGGGATGAGGCCTCACCCTCTGGGACACAGCCTGGAGCCAGACAGGACTGGCTCTCTCACACCTCCCTCAGACGATTACAG GCAAAGATGGAGGCTGAAAATCAACAGGCAAAAGGAATAATCCAACCTTTACTGGATACAGAAAATGGCTTTATGAAG GACTTGGAAAGGTTTCTGTGCCAAAAGGATTttacagagcagaggaggagggagctgcTGTACAAGCACTGGACTGAGCGTGTATGGTTTCCCCTCCAGAGGAGAGTGGAGGAACATGTGTCCAGCTGCAGCCCTGCGGCAGTCAAAAGGCAGCAGAACTTATACAGTCACTACCTCCATCACTGCAACACCAAG GGCTTTGTGTTTCTAGATACTTTTGATCTAAGGGAATACAATCCGTTTCTTCTCCACATCAAAAAGCCACACTACCTCAAG CCCAGTACAGCCGACGTAAAGGACCCATTGTGCCTTCAGTTACATGAAAGActgaaggaaaagagaagagcCTGTTCTTGTGAAGCAG GATATAAATACACAAGGAGGCAAGTAGAGACGCGACCTCAGAGTGACATTCTGCTACATGCCACATCTAATCATCCAGTCACTGCATCCAGGAAATCTCCAGTGGCGGATGAGACTGAAGGAAGGAAGTCCAGCAg GTTCGACACCGTGCCGTACCACATCAGTGCAACTGCCACACCAGATGGAAGGTGCCATCGGACCAGCTGCTTGCTCTCCACATGTGGATGTCTGCAACAATAA